In Odontesthes bonariensis isolate fOdoBon6 chromosome 6, fOdoBon6.hap1, whole genome shotgun sequence, one genomic interval encodes:
- the ppil2 gene encoding RING-type E3 ubiquitin-protein ligase PPIL2, whose protein sequence is MGKRQHQKDKMYITSSEYTNFYGGKRAEIPRSNFRRLPFDHCSLSLQPFEYPVCTEEGVIFDLLSIVPWIKKFGTNPATGEKLEAKSLIKLNIAKNNDGKYHCPVLYNIFTDNSHIVANKVTGNVFSHEAVEQLNIKTKSFKDLLTDEPFARKDIITLQDPTNLDKFNVSNFFHVMNNLKVLDPDEEKAKLDPQYHLNSTNLETRETLAELYKDYKGDQLLASTMKEPEAKKTDILNAAHYSTGRVSASFTSTAMTPATTHEADAIADDTVRYQYVKKKGYVRLHTNKGDVNLELHCDKVPKAGENFIGLCKKGFYDGTIFHRSIRNFMIQGGDPTGTGTGGESFWGKPFKDEFRPNLSHTGRGVLSMANSGPNTNKSQFFITFRSCPYLDRKHTVFGRVVGGFEALTAMENVESDTKTDKPKSEIKIINATVFVDPYEEADARVAAEREKELEKQEEEKQLASNALKKAKDKAPKTFKEGVGKYINPTTTKRSATDGESGPSTSGAEAKKSKGKTSLGDFSSW, encoded by the exons AAATCCCTCGATCAAACTTCAGACGACTTCCGTTTGACCACTGCAG CTTGTCCCTTCAGCCATTTGAATATCCTGTCTGTACTGAGGAGGGAGTCATATTTGACCTGCT GAGCATTGTTCCATGGATTAAGAAGTTTGGAACTAACCCGGCCACTGGAGAA AAACTAGAAGCAAAGTCCCTCATTAAACTCAACATAGCCAAGAACAACGATg gaaAGTATCACTGCCCTGTTCTGTACAACATCTTCACTGACAATTCTCACATTGTTGCCAACAAGGTCACCGGAAATGTCTTTTCTCATGAG GCTGTTGAGCAACTAAATATCAAGACCAAAAGTTTTAAAGATCTACTGACCGATGAACCCTTTGCCAGAAAGGACATTATAACTCTTCAG GACCCCACAAACCTTGATAAGTTCAACGTGTCCAACTTCTTCCATGTCATGAACAACCTGAAAGTATTGGATCCAG ATGAGGAAAAGGCCAAGCTGGATCCACAATATCACCTGAACAGCACCAACCTGGAGACCAGGGAGACCTTAGCTGAGCTTTACAAAGACTACAAGGGGGATCAGCTCCTGGCTTCCACCATGAAGGAACCAGAAGCCAAGAAGACAGACATATTAAATGCC GCGCACTACTCCACTGGCAGAGTTTCTGCCTCTTTCACATCCACAGCCATGACTCCTGCAACAACACATGAAGCAG ATGCCATCGCAGATGACACTGTGCGTTACCAgtatgtgaagaaaaaaggctATGTCCGTCTTCACACAAACAAGGGAGACGTGAATCTGGAGTTGCACTGTGACAAG GTTCCTAAAGCAGGAGAGAATTTCATCGGTCTGTGTAAAAAAGGCTTCTATGACGGGACGATTTTCCACAGGTCCATCCGAAATTTCATG ATTCAAGGGGGGGATCCCACTGGCACTGGTACAG GAGGAGAATCCTTCTGGGGAAAACCTTTCAAGGATGAATTTCGACCCAACCTATCTCATACCGGACGGGGAGTTCTCAGCATGGCTAATTCTGGTCCAAACACCAACAAGTCTCAGTT cTTCATCACATTTCGCTCGTGTCCTTACCTGGACAGGAAGCACACCGTATTTGGAAG gGTCGTCGGTGGATTTGAGGCACTCACGGCCATGGAGAATGTAGAGAGTGATACCAAAACAGACAAACCAAAG tcGGAGATCAAGATAATTAATGCCACTGTGTTTGTGGACCCGTACGAAGAGGCTGATGCTCGG GTTGCAGCAGAGCGAGAAAAAGAGctggagaagcaggaggaggagaagcagctggcCAGCAATGCTCTGAAAAAAGCCAAGGACAAGGCACCCAAGACCTTCAAAGAAGGTGTGGGGAAATACATCAACCCTACCACAAC AAAACGGTCGGCCACAGACGGTGAAAGCGGGCCGTCCACCAGTGGAGCTGAAGCCAAGAAGTCCAAAGGCAAGACCAGCTTGGGAGACTTCAGCTCTTGGTAG